One Halocalculus aciditolerans DNA segment encodes these proteins:
- a CDS encoding CARDB domain-containing protein: protein MRTRKRLLALFFAALLVVPAGGVVAGASAYVSVSGVTVTPEQPAPNDLVTVRATVQNLGSSSSPLTVEKVVLERTNGIDVASEKDLGTLSPGATIEVPLTTSFGNPGTKRLRVNVYGEDENGENVRVNYPVVVQVTDDDPQLDITAPNAVANADTTATVTVSNGLPEDVRNLEVTLDAGGVTVEEPRKVRAALASGQTTDFDFTVNAAAPGDHTLNATLTYTTADGTRRSVDRQATVEFESLRDDVVVAADATNAGKSIAVHVTNRGNAPVTNVTVSALAPDAAFSTAFVETVAPRSTKTVVVNATTIEGDATATVRASYDIGERSAASETTADVSANPATLTLTGLNVEEEDGKLHVTGSASNLGLAAANSVVVSVIPAKGVEPAYPGREYFVGTVPASDFVTFDVYARVDANATSIPLRVTYLADGHERTETVEAPIEGATASTPPDESTDSEGGGWLVPALVGLVVVALVGAAVALAWRNSRGSE from the coding sequence ATGAGGACGCGGAAGCGCCTCCTGGCGCTCTTCTTCGCGGCGCTCCTCGTCGTTCCGGCGGGCGGCGTCGTCGCCGGCGCGTCCGCGTACGTCTCGGTCTCCGGCGTCACCGTGACGCCGGAGCAGCCCGCGCCGAACGACCTCGTCACGGTGCGCGCGACCGTCCAGAACCTCGGGTCGAGCAGTAGCCCGCTCACCGTCGAGAAAGTCGTGCTCGAACGCACGAACGGCATCGACGTGGCGAGCGAGAAGGACCTCGGAACGCTCTCGCCGGGCGCGACTATCGAGGTCCCGCTCACGACCTCGTTCGGGAACCCGGGGACGAAGCGCCTGCGCGTGAACGTCTACGGCGAGGACGAGAACGGCGAGAACGTCCGCGTCAACTACCCCGTCGTCGTCCAGGTCACCGACGACGACCCGCAGCTCGACATCACGGCACCGAACGCGGTCGCGAACGCGGACACGACCGCGACCGTCACCGTCTCGAACGGCCTCCCCGAGGACGTCCGGAACCTCGAAGTGACGCTCGACGCCGGCGGCGTGACGGTCGAGGAACCGCGGAAGGTCCGCGCCGCCCTCGCGTCGGGACAGACCACGGACTTCGACTTCACCGTCAACGCCGCCGCGCCCGGCGACCACACGCTGAACGCGACGCTCACCTACACGACGGCGGACGGAACGCGGCGGAGCGTCGACCGGCAAGCGACCGTCGAGTTCGAGTCGCTCCGCGACGACGTCGTCGTCGCCGCGGACGCGACGAACGCCGGGAAATCAATCGCCGTACACGTCACGAACCGCGGGAACGCGCCCGTGACGAACGTCACCGTGTCCGCCCTCGCGCCCGACGCGGCGTTCAGCACCGCGTTCGTCGAGACCGTCGCGCCGCGCTCCACGAAGACCGTCGTCGTGAACGCCACGACCATCGAGGGCGACGCGACCGCGACCGTCCGGGCGAGCTACGACATCGGCGAGCGCAGCGCGGCCTCGGAGACGACCGCGGACGTGAGCGCGAACCCCGCGACGCTCACTCTCACCGGCCTGAACGTCGAGGAAGAGGACGGGAAGCTCCACGTGACGGGGAGCGCGAGCAACCTCGGGCTCGCGGCCGCGAACAGCGTCGTCGTCAGCGTCATCCCCGCGAAGGGCGTCGAGCCCGCCTACCCCGGCCGGGAGTACTTCGTCGGGACCGTGCCGGCGAGCGACTTCGTCACCTTCGACGTCTACGCGCGCGTCGACGCGAACGCGACGTCGATTCCGCTCCGCGTGACCTACCTCGCGGACGGCCACGAGCGCACGGAGACCGTCGAAGCACCCATCGAGGGCGCGACGGCGTCGACGCCGCCGGACGAGTCGACCGACAGCGAGGGCGGCGGGTGGCTCGTCCCCGCGCTCGTCGGCCTCGTGGTCGTGGCGCTCGTCGGCGCGGCCGTC